The Rhopalosiphum maidis isolate BTI-1 chromosome 1, ASM367621v3, whole genome shotgun sequence genome has a segment encoding these proteins:
- the LOC113549535 gene encoding uncharacterized protein LOC113549535 produces the protein MVHIRTILTLSIAILAIDNVLIEAGKATEDRKQNLSNRASKHADTLRPFGNKLKMKFGSQMSQQVVGQLTDISNVIIDHIMKHESFPKYLKNVFSVLRKYAVRQIMSRFKKLEKTYKKWEKQNFPDKQQKANALEILYKQEGRTIESEKISAKKSKKKDKKSGVKYGVK, from the exons ATGGTACACATTCGGACGATTTTGACGTTATCCATTGCGATTTTGGCCATCGAC AATGTGCTAATAGAAGCTGGAAAAGCAACGGAAGACCGGaaacaaaatttgtcaaaTCGTGCTTCGAAACATGCGGACACATTAAGACCATTCggaaataagttaaaaatgaaattcggTAGTCAAATGAGCCAACAGGTCGTTGGGCAATTGACCGATATAAGTAATGTCATTATCGACCATATTATGAAACATGAATCATTTccaaagtatttgaaaaatgtattttcggTATTACGAAAATATGCag tGAGACAAATTATGTcaagatttaaaaaacttgaaaaaacttataaaaaatgggAAAAACAAAACTTTCCGGACAAACAACAGAAAGCTAATGCTTTAGAAATACTATACAAACAAGAAGGAAGAACCATTGAGTCAGAAAAAATAAGtgcaaaaaaatctaaaaaaaaagataagaaATCTGGAGTTAAATACGgtgttaaatga
- the LOC113550251 gene encoding uncharacterized protein LOC113550251 — translation MKLIQIFALSVVVLYLTQENKTNGFKIIKIPIYTVKGIIWITIKVPAKFVWNILRFPTKIIINLAWILSKRPIKMITPQYLQYTINQLVEEYEIERKKRKKEKSIRHRMKVSIKKGISKMNNGLERFDRKVFWVLEHYMFVDLFL, via the exons ATGAAACTCATCCAGATATTTGCATTATCGGTGGTAGTTTTGTATCTAACACAA gaGAATAAAACCaatggatttaaaataatcaaaataccaATCTATACTGTCAAAGGAATTATTTGGATAACTATTAAAGTGCCTGCTAAATTTGTAtggaatattttaagatttcctacaaaaatcattattaacctTGCTTGGATATTATCTAAAAGaccaataaaaatgattacgcCACAGTacttacaatatactataaatcaaTTAGTAGAAGAGTACGAAATTGAaaggaaaaaaagaaaaaaagaaaaatcaataagGCATCGTATGAAGGTATCAATTAAGAAAGGAATATCCAAAATGAATAACGGATTGGAGCGCTTTGATAGAAAAGTATTCTGG gtgcTAGAACACTATATGTTTGTGGATTTATTTCtttga